From a single Pseudomonadota bacterium genomic region:
- a CDS encoding glycine--tRNA ligase produces MKDIVALCKRRGFVFPASDIYGGINGFWDYGPLGVELKNNLRDLWWKHMVITPPVGPDGQPVDIVGIDSAIIQNPKAWLASGHVGGFSDPMVDCRETKLRYRADHLVVYVPKNGEGSSIAIVENTEEDAIARRIKNLSGGKSPGNFEKVSLTAMPKEALANIIGPDTKTPGTLTEPRQFNLMFHTFVGATAGEENKAYLRPETAQGIFLNFKNVVDSSRVRVPFGIAQIGKAFRNEVTPRNFIFRSREFEQMEMEWFCHPSEAKTWRDFWFAERQKFWTSIGLSGDNIRMRDHERDELSHYAKEGYGTADIEYRFPFTAPGFGELEGIAHRCDFDLKQHQEHSGTKLEYVDPVTNERFVPHVIEPAAGLTRGVLALLCEAYTVDPNRPAGMFMNFHPSIAPRKAAILPLTAKGEHVPLATELYMNVREHYSIDLDIKQNIGKRYARQDEIGTPFCFTIDDQTAQDRTVTVRHRNTMKQDRIAIGSIREYMAREMALM; encoded by the coding sequence ATGAAAGATATCGTTGCCCTGTGCAAGCGCCGGGGCTTTGTTTTCCCCGCGTCCGATATTTACGGGGGTATCAACGGTTTCTGGGATTACGGCCCGCTGGGCGTCGAGCTGAAGAACAACCTGCGCGACCTGTGGTGGAAGCATATGGTCATTACCCCGCCGGTCGGTCCCGACGGCCAGCCAGTGGATATCGTTGGTATTGATTCCGCCATTATCCAGAACCCCAAGGCCTGGTTGGCGTCGGGACATGTGGGCGGCTTTTCCGATCCGATGGTGGATTGTCGTGAGACCAAGTTACGCTACCGCGCCGACCATCTTGTTGTCTACGTGCCGAAGAACGGCGAGGGCTCATCCATCGCCATCGTGGAAAACACGGAAGAAGATGCCATCGCAAGGCGCATCAAGAACCTGTCCGGAGGCAAAAGCCCGGGCAATTTCGAAAAGGTGTCGCTGACAGCGATGCCAAAAGAGGCGCTGGCCAATATTATTGGCCCTGATACAAAAACACCCGGCACACTGACCGAGCCGCGACAGTTCAACCTCATGTTCCACACTTTCGTCGGCGCAACAGCGGGCGAAGAGAACAAGGCGTATCTGCGGCCCGAAACAGCACAGGGCATTTTCCTGAATTTCAAAAACGTGGTGGACAGCAGCCGCGTGCGCGTGCCGTTCGGTATTGCCCAGATCGGCAAGGCCTTCCGCAATGAGGTGACGCCGCGCAACTTCATCTTCCGCTCGCGCGAGTTCGAGCAGATGGAGATGGAGTGGTTCTGCCATCCATCCGAAGCGAAGACGTGGCGCGATTTCTGGTTCGCCGAGCGCCAGAAATTCTGGACGTCCATCGGTCTGTCCGGTGACAACATCCGCATGCGCGACCATGAGAGGGACGAGCTGTCACACTATGCCAAAGAGGGCTATGGCACGGCCGACATCGAATACCGCTTTCCCTTTACTGCTCCCGGTTTCGGGGAACTGGAAGGTATTGCCCACCGGTGCGATTTTGACCTGAAACAGCACCAGGAGCATTCCGGGACGAAGCTGGAATACGTGGATCCGGTGACCAACGAACGCTTTGTTCCCCATGTGATTGAACCGGCAGCCGGCCTGACCCGTGGTGTACTGGCCCTGCTGTGCGAGGCCTATACGGTTGATCCGAACCGTCCGGCAGGCATGTTCATGAACTTCCACCCCTCGATCGCACCCAGGAAGGCCGCCATCCTGCCCCTGACCGCGAAGGGCGAGCATGTGCCCCTGGCGACCGAACTTTATATGAATGTACGCGAACACTACAGCATCGACCTGGACATCAAGCAGAATATCGGCAAGCGTTATGCCCGCCAGGACGAGATCGGAACACCTTTCTGCTTTACCATCGACGACCAGACGGCCCAGGACCGCACCGTCACCGTGCGCCACCGCAACACGATGAAGCAGGACCGCATCGCCATCGGCAGCATCCGCGAATACATGGCCCGCGAGATGGCCCTGATG